From Elusimicrobiota bacterium:
TTACAAACTTGAAGGCAGAGAAATATCAAAGTTTTCAGATGATGAATTGGCGACACTACGGAATAAATTTTTAGGGTTTGTTTTTCAGCAGTTTAATCTTTTACCACGCACATCCGCAAAAGAAAATGTGGAATTGCCGTTGATTTACTCTGCCGAGCAAAAATCTGCGGATGCGATTGGACTGTTAAAAAAAGTTGGACTTACTGACAGAGAAAAACACAAACCTAACGAGTTTTCAGGCGAGCAGCGGCAGCGAGTAGCAATTGCAAGGGCATTAATAAATAATCCGTTACTTATTTTTGCCGACGAGCCGACTGGAAATCTGGACACAAAATCTGCAGCAGAAATAATAGAAATTCTTAAAGAATTGAATAATGCCGGTATCACCATAGTTATGGTGACACACGAACCGGATTTGGCGTCTGCTGCAAGCAGAATTATCACTTTACAGGATGGCAGAATTATTTCGGATAAATTTGTTGCACAAAAATTAAAAACTCGTCGCGAAAGTCGTTCCCTTATATCCGAAAACCATTTTTTGCATCCGGTTTTCAAACTTAAGAGTATCGGCAGTTATTTTTTTCAAGCGGTTCGGTCGCTTTTGTCAAACAAAACCCGTTCTGTTTTGTCAATTCTCGGAGTTTTAATCGGAGTGACAAGTGTCATAGCGATGCTTGCACTCGGCACCGGTGCAAAAGAGGATGTAAAAAAAAGAATTTCGGCACTGGGCTCAAATCTTCTTATGGTCAGGTCGTCTGCACGACGAGTCGGCGGTGTTTCTCTGGAAGCCGGCTCTGTTACCAGATTTACCGTGCAAGATATTGACGAAATCAAAGCAAAAATTCCGGGCATTGAGAAAGTTGCTGCGAATGTAATTGGTCGCGGACAGGTAGTGTACGGCGGCAAAAACTGGAATACTCAGATTCAAGGAACAATGGAAGATTATCCGGTTATGAGAAATTCTGTCCCGGTAAAAGGCAGATTTTTTACAAGAAATGAAACTGTTTCCAGAGCGAAAGT
This genomic window contains:
- a CDS encoding ABC transporter permease; amino-acid sequence: MIIEIKNIYKTYHLGEFDVPALNDVSLDIEEGEFVSIMGASSSGKSTLLHILGLLDKPTSGNYKLEGREISKFSDDELATLRNKFLGFVFQQFNLLPRTSAKENVELPLIYSAEQKSADAIGLLKKVGLTDREKHKPNEFSGEQRQRVAIARALINNPLLIFADEPTGNLDTKSAAEIIEILKELNNAGITIVMVTHEPDLASAASRIITLQDGRIISDKFVAQKLKTRRESRSLISENHFLHPVFKLKSIGSYFFQAVRSLLSNKTRSVLSILGVLIGVTSVIAMLALGTGAKEDVKKRISALGSNLLMVRSSARRVGGVSLEAGSVTRFTVQDIDEIKAKIPGIEKVAANVIGRGQVVYGGKNWNTQIQGTMEDYPVMRNSVPVKGRFFTRNETVSRAKVAVIGQTVVKEIFGDKNPIGEFVKIKKIDFQVIGLLPTKGSTGWRDQDDIVIIPLNTAMYRPEKRL